In Archocentrus centrarchus isolate MPI-CPG fArcCen1 unplaced genomic scaffold, fArcCen1 scaffold_36_ctg1, whole genome shotgun sequence, a genomic segment contains:
- the LOC115776707 gene encoding trace amine-associated receptor 13c-like, with product MKTFEEPELCFPQLLNSSCRKTMRPYSVSVLIYIILFSISFLTVILNLLLIISISHFKKLHTPTNLLLLSLAVSDCFVGLLMLFQIMIIDGCWFLGDLMCSIYFLLDYIITSTSIGTMVLISIDRYVAICYPLHYSTKVTPKRAKACVYLCWICSSLFQCLLLKDSLVQPGSYNSCYGECVVVVGFGVADLLLSFVGPVIVIVVLYLRVFVVAVSQARALRSHIAAVTHEGSVSTNVKKSEMKALRTISVLIIVFLICLCPYYCVTVSGQDAMLSASSVTFVMCLFYLNSCINPLIYALFYPWFRKSVKQIVTLEILKSGSCEANIM from the exons ATGAAAACCTTTGAAGAACCTGAACTCTGCTTTCCACAACTCCTCAACTCCTCCTGCAGGAAGACCATGCGTCCTTACTCAGTATCTGTACTCATTTATATTATACTGTTCTCCATCTCTTTCCTCACTGTGATTCTTAATCTGCTGCTCATCATCTCCATCTCCCACTTCAA GAAGCTGCACACCCCCaccaacctcctcctcctctctctggctgtctctgattgctttGTGGGTCTATTGATGCTCTTTCAAATTATGATCATAGATGGGTGCTGGTTCCTTGGTGACCTCATGTGTAGTATATATTTTCTCTTGGACTATATTATTACCTCTACATCAATAGGAACCATGGTGCTCATATCAATTGACCGCTATGTGGCTATTTGTTACCCTCTCCATTATTCCACCAAAGTCACTCCAAAAAGAGCAAAGGCCTGTGTTTATCTGTGTTGGATCTGTTCTTCACTCTTTCAGTGTCTGCTGCTGAAAGATAGCCTGGTGCAACCAGGCAGTTATAATTCCTGCTATGGAGAGTGTGTagttgttgttggttttggaGTTGCAGATCTTTTGCTGTCCTTTGTTGGGCCTGTCATTGTGATTGTAGTTCTTTATCTTAGAGTTTTTGTTGTGGCTGTGTCTCAAGCTCGCGCCCTGCGGTCTCATATTGCAGCTGTGACACATGAGGGGTCAGTAAGTACAAATGTTAAGAAATCTGAAATGAAAGCATTACGGACTATCAGTGTTCTTATTATTGTGTTTCTAATATGTCTGTGTCCATATTATTGTGTTACAGTCTCAGGTCAAGATGCCATGCTCAGTGCTTCATCTGTTACATTTGTAATGTGTCTGTTCTATTTAAACTCCTGCATAAACCCTCTGATCTATGCTTTGTTTTACCCCTGGTTCAGAAAATCTGTTAAACAAATTGTTACACTTGAAATACTCAAGTCTGGCTCCTGTGAGGCCAACATCATGTGA